One window from the genome of Kaistella carnis encodes:
- the mnmA gene encoding tRNA 2-thiouridine(34) synthase MnmA, whose product MKIVVGLSGGVDSSVAAYLLQKQGHEVVALFMRNWNDASVTLEDECPWIEDSNDALMVAQKLGIPYQVIDMSELYKEKIVDYMFEEYKKGRTPNPDVLCNREVKFDVFMKTALSLGAEKVATGHYAQVNSTFDENGKEIFHLLAGADNNKDQSYFLCQLNQDQLSKSLFPIGALTKPEVREIAREMGLVTADKKDSQGLCFIGKVSLPTFLQQQLEPKEGEIVEIFKDFPGFHQEKPEFSSKLEELEFLSQKIKYEKADGKVIGKHLGAHYFTVGQSKGLGIGGHKESCFLISRDIEKNIVFVGEGRNFPGLFRNALKIENSEVHWVREDLRLQNGESMKVQARIRYRQTLEEATLYQFEEGLFIEFVNPQSAIAEGQFAAWYLEDELVGSGVIS is encoded by the coding sequence ATGAAAATTGTAGTAGGACTTTCTGGAGGTGTAGATTCCAGTGTTGCAGCGTATTTGCTGCAAAAACAAGGTCATGAAGTGGTCGCGCTTTTTATGCGAAACTGGAATGATGCGTCGGTAACTTTGGAGGATGAATGTCCCTGGATCGAGGACAGTAATGATGCTTTGATGGTGGCGCAAAAACTCGGAATCCCTTATCAGGTCATCGATATGAGTGAACTGTACAAGGAGAAAATTGTGGATTATATGTTCGAGGAATATAAAAAAGGCCGAACGCCGAATCCTGATGTTTTGTGTAACCGTGAAGTGAAGTTTGACGTGTTCATGAAAACAGCCTTATCGCTTGGTGCTGAGAAAGTTGCAACAGGACATTACGCACAGGTGAACTCTACTTTTGATGAAAATGGAAAAGAGATTTTTCACCTTTTAGCGGGAGCAGATAATAATAAAGATCAGTCGTATTTCCTGTGTCAGTTGAATCAGGATCAATTGTCGAAATCGTTGTTTCCGATTGGAGCACTGACGAAACCTGAAGTTCGGGAAATCGCCCGGGAAATGGGTTTGGTGACGGCAGATAAAAAAGATTCGCAAGGTTTATGTTTCATCGGGAAAGTGAGTTTACCTACTTTCCTACAACAACAACTGGAACCAAAAGAAGGTGAAATTGTAGAAATTTTTAAAGATTTCCCTGGTTTTCATCAAGAAAAACCTGAGTTTTCTTCAAAATTAGAAGAATTGGAATTTTTGTCTCAGAAAATAAAATACGAAAAAGCAGACGGAAAAGTAATTGGCAAACATCTAGGTGCGCATTATTTTACAGTCGGTCAAAGTAAAGGTTTGGGAATTGGCGGACATAAAGAATCGTGCTTTTTGATTTCGAGAGATATTGAAAAAAACATCGTTTTTGTAGGGGAAGGAAGAAACTTCCCGGGCCTTTTCAGAAACGCTTTAAAAATAGAAAACTCAGAAGTTCATTGGGTTCGTGAAGATCTGCGTTTGCAAAATGGCGAATCGATGAAAGTACAGGCCAGAATCCGGTACCGACAAACTTTGGAAGAGGCTACGCTTTACCAGTTTGAAGAAGGATTATTTATCGAGTTTGTGAATCCACAATCTGCGATTGCAGAGGGGCAGTTTGCTGCTTGGTATTTGGAAGATGAGTTGGTGGGAAGTGGCGTGATTTCGTAA
- a CDS encoding SLATT domain-containing protein: MTEKKELKSIFTGSKQYLEKSFLEELNYKIWSTKGSRFEADKRLTIISKMSNISLAILSAYLIIAGLISVYNLHSSSKFDLINYVITALSIILLVLSQYENSQNYNLRAKDFHNCGLELSSLYNKLRAFKTMNENPSDYERRNFTNLLAEEYQRILSKYENHLSIDYLNFKISHTEYFTEVTKNDKCKVKIKNFFVRYGWYTVIILVTPLLIILICWI, encoded by the coding sequence ATGACTGAAAAAAAAGAATTAAAATCAATATTTACGGGGTCAAAACAATATTTAGAAAAAAGTTTCTTAGAAGAATTGAACTATAAAATTTGGTCAACAAAAGGATCTAGATTTGAAGCTGATAAAAGATTGACAATAATTTCAAAAATGTCAAATATAAGTTTAGCAATTTTATCTGCATACCTAATAATTGCAGGACTTATTTCTGTGTATAACTTACATTCTAGCAGTAAATTTGACTTAATAAATTATGTCATAACAGCATTAAGTATTATTCTACTTGTACTATCTCAATATGAAAATTCACAAAATTATAATTTAAGAGCAAAAGATTTCCATAATTGCGGATTAGAACTGTCCTCACTTTACAATAAGCTTAGAGCATTCAAAACAATGAATGAAAACCCTAGCGATTATGAAAGAAGGAATTTTACAAATTTATTAGCGGAAGAATATCAAAGAATTTTATCTAAATATGAAAATCACTTATCAATTGATTATTTAAACTTTAAGATATCTCACACTGAATACTTTACGGAAGTAACTAAAAATGACAAATGCAAAGTTAAAATTAAAAATTTTTTTGTAAGATATGGTTGGTACACAGTAATTATATTAGTAACTCCTTTACTTATAATACTAATTTGCTGGATCTAA